The Lysobacter enzymogenes DNA segment CCCGCGCCCCCACGGCGCCCGCCGCGAAACCGCTCCGATGGACACCGACTCCGCCCAGCGTCGCCCGCCGACCCCGCCCGCCGTGCCGCCCGCCGCCGCAGGCCGGGATGCGGCCGGCTGCGAGCGCGAGGCGGCCGACTTCGCGGGCGAATTCGAAACCCACCTGACCGTGGTTGCGGACCGCGACGGCGCGCTGCAGCGTTTCGCCGCGGCGCACGGCCTGAAGTGCCTGCACATCGAACTGGCGCGCGGCGCGCAACCGCTGCAACCGATGCTGAGCTGGCGCGGCCGCGGCGAATTCGCGCAGCAGCGCGCACGCGCCGAGGCGATCGCGGCGCAGTTGCGCGCGGCCGGCCTGGCGCCGGTGCGGATCAAGATCGAGGCCGCGCCGGGCAACCGCGGCGTGCCGCGGGACGATGCCGACGCCGTCGCCGGCCGCTATTTCGAGAGCCACATCAAGCTGCTGCTGCCCGCCGGCGCGGACCTGGCGGCGCTGGCCGCGCGGGTCGCGGGCCACGGCGCGCACCTGTCGCGCAACGCGTTGCGCACGCGCGAGGACGGGCTGGACGAGCGCTTCGTCACCCAGCGCAGCCGCGGCGGTCTGGAGCGGGCGTACGCGCAACTGCGCGCGCTGCTCGACGAACTCGATGCGATGGACCTGCGCCGGCTCGGCGCGGAAACCGAATACGTGGTGTACGACGACAACCTGGCGGTGGACGATGGCTGGATCGATATGGGAACGGATGACCCGCTGGCTCGGCGCGCAGGGCGATAGCCGGGCCGACCAGGCCGCTGAGATGGAGCGGGCGCGGGCGTTCGCGATAGCGCAGCGCGCGGCGCAGCGTGCGTCGCGCACGATCCGTTACCCGGACAGCACCCAGCTCAGCGGCCAGGGCCGGCCGGACCTGTTCGATCCGGCGCTCAAGCACCGCAGCGACGCTTTCCGCACCGGCGATCCGGCCTTCGCCAGCGACGACGACCGCGAGCGCTGGTACGCCGCGCGCGCCTCGGTGCAGGCGCAGATGCTGCGCGCGATCGCCCGCTCGCCGTGGCGCGACCGGCTGGTCCTGCGCGGCAGCGTGCTGCTGCACGCCTATCTCGGCGAGCGGGCGCGCGCGCCGGGCGACATCGACTGGGTGGTGCTGCCGGACACGCTCAAGCCCGCCGACGAAGCCGCGCGCGAGATGCTGAAGGACCTGGCACGCCTGCTGACCGAGCGCGAAACCATCGGCCCGGTGCGGATCCATTTCGACCGCGTCGGCCACGACGACATCTGGACCTACGAGCGCGCCGAAGGCCGGCGCATGACCATCGTCTGGTCGCTGGACGGCCTGCCCGAGGGCCAGGTCCAGTTCGACTTCGTGTTCTGCGAACGCCTGCCGCAGCCGCCGGTGCCGGTCGGGATCCCGTTGAGCGAAGGCGAGCCGGTGTCGCTGCTGGGCGCCAGCGCGGAACTGTCGCTGGCGTGGAAGCTGGTGTGGCTGCAGACCGACATGTGGCCGCAGGGCAAGGACCTCTACGACGCGGTGCTGCTGGCCGAGCATTGCAACATGCCGCTGCGCCTGTTCGTCGATGCGATCCGCTGCAACGCGGACCACGCCGATTGGGCCGACGACGCCCTGCCGGACATCGCCGCCTGGGAGATCGAGTGGGACAACTTCCGCGCCGAGTATCCGTGGGTGGAAGGCGATCTGGAGGATTGGAAGCGGCGGCTGGCGGCGCAACTGGTGTTCAGCCGCGGCTGAGGCCGGCGCGCCCGCGCGAGGCCGGCTACCATGCGCGCATCCCCAGCGACGGCGCCGGCCATGATCAAGGTCCACCATCTCAACAATTCCCGCTCCCAGCGCGTGCTGTGGCTGCTGGAGGAACTGGCGCTGCCTTACGAGGTGGTGCGCTACCAACGCGACCCCAAGACCATGCTGGCGCCGCCGGAACTGCGCGCGATCCATCCGCTCGGCAAGTCGCCGCTGGTGGAACTGGACGGGCAGGTGCTGGCCGAGTCGGCGGCGATCATCGAGACCCTGTGCGAGCGCTACGACCGCGGCCACGCGCTGTCGCCGCCGCCGCAACCGCTCGATGGCGAGGAACGCCGACGTTACCGCTACTGGATGCACTACGCCGAAGGCTCGGCGATGCCGCCGTTGCTGCTGAGCCTGGTGTTCTCGCGGATCAAGTCCGCGCCGATGCCGTTCTTCGTCAAACCGATCGCACGCGGCATCGCCGACAAGGCCATGACGTCCTTCGTCGGGCCGCAGCTGGCGCTGCACCTGGGCTATATCGAGAGCGAGCTGGGCAAACACGAATGGTTCGCCGGCGAGCGTTTCACCGCCGCCGACATCCAGATGAGCTTCCCAGTCGAGGCCGCCGCCGCGCGTGCCGGCGCCGGGCGGCCGCGGATGCAGGCCTTCGTCGAGCGCATCCACGCGCGGCCGGCGTATCAGCGGGCGTTGGAGAAGGGCGGGCCGTATTCGTTGCTGGGTTGAGGTGGGTGCGGCGCCGCGAAACCCACCCGCCGTCAGGCCCGCGAAGGCGGGCCTCCTGGACTTCACCCAGGCATGGCGCTGAAGTCTCTGGATTCCCGCGTTCGCGGGAATGACGATTGAGGCGGCGCGGCGAAACCTCACCTTCGTCGTTCCCGCGAAAGCGGGAACCCAGGGCTTTATCCAGGCATGGCGCCGAAGTCTCTGAATTCCCGCGTTCGCGGGAATGACGGTTGGGGAGGGGCGGCGAAACCCATCCTCCGCTTGGATTCGCCACCATCGGCACCCATCTCCCCCGCATCCCCGACCGATTCCCGCCGCCCATGCACGCACTGCGCTTCGACAACGCCTTCGTCCGCGATCTGCCCGGCGACCCGGAAACCGCGCCGGGCGTGCGTCAGGTCCACGGCGCGCTGTACTCGCGGGTCGATCCGACCCCGGTGGCGGCGCCGACGCTGTTGGCGCATTCGGCCGAAATGGCAGCGGCGCTGGGCTTCAGCGAGGCCGACATAACCAGCGCCGAGTTCGCGCAGGTGTTCGCCGGCAACGTCTTGCTGCCGGGCATGCAGCCGTACGCGGCCAACTACGGCGGCCACCAGTTCGGCGCCTGGGCTGGCCAGCTCGGCGACGGCCGCGCGATCTCGCTGGGCGAAGTCCTCGCCGACGACGGCCGGCGCTGGGAGCTGCAGCTCAAGGGCGCCGGCCCCACGCCGTACTCGCGCAGCGCCGACGGCCGCGCGGTGTTGCGTTCCTCGATCCGCGAATTCCTGTGCAGCGAGGCCATGCACCACCTCGGCGTGCCGACCACGCGCGCGCTGAGCCTGGTCGGCAGCGGCGAGGCGGTGGTCCGCGACATGTTCTACGACGGCCATCCGCAGGCCGAGCCCGGCGCGATCGTATGCCGCGCCGCGCCGTCGTTCATCCGCTTCGGCAACTTCGAACTGCCGGCCTCGCGCGGCGACACCGCGTTGTTGAAGACGTTGGTGGACTTCTGCATCCGTCGCGATTTCCCGCATCTGGGCGAGCCTGGCGAACGCGTGTACGGCCAGTGGTTCGCCGAGGTGGCGCAGCGCACCGCGACGCTGATGGCGCACTGGATGCGGGTCGGCTTCGTGCACGGGGTGATGAACACCGACAACCTGTCGATCCTCGGCCTGACCATCGATTACGGCCCGTACGGCTGGGTCGACAACTACGACCCGGACTGGACCCCGAACACCACCGACGCCGGCCGCCGCCGCTACCGCTACGGCCAGCAGCCGCAGGTGGCGTACTGGAACCTGAGCCGGCTGGCCGGGGCGCTGTCGCCGTTGATCGCGACGGAGCTCTTGCAGGACGGTTTGCGGCGTTACGTCGAGGTCTACAACAAAGCCGAACGCGACGCCATCGCGGCCAAGCTCGGCCTGCGCGAGTGCGGCGACGAGGACGTGGCGCTGATGCAGGAACTGCGCGGCTGGCTGCAGGCCAACGAAGTCGACATGACGATCTTCTATCGCGCGCTGGCCGATATCGATGTCGCCGCCGACGCGCCCGATCCGTCGCCGCTGGCCGAGGCCTATTACGACCCGACGCGCGCCGTCGAGGCCGAACCGGCATTGCGCGACTGGCTGGCGCGCTACGCCGCGCGTTCGCGCGAGGACGGTTCGTCCGCGGCCGAACGCGTGACGCGGATGAACGCGGCCAACCCGCGCTACGTGCTGCGCAATTATCTGGCCCAGGAAGCGATCGACCGCGCCGAACAGGGCGATCCGGCCGGCGTGCGCGACTTGCTTGAGGTCATGCGCCGGCCCTACGAAGACCAGCCCGGGCGCGAGGCGTTCGCGGCCAAGCGGCCGGACTGGGCGCGCGAGCGGGCCGGCTGCTCGATGCTTTCCTGCAGCTCCTGATTCCCGCAATCCCCCTGTAGGAGCGGCGCGAGCCGCGACCGCGACACCACAACCGCTGCGGAGCCTGCGGCGTAGTTGCGTTGTAGCGGTCGCGGCTCGCGCCGCTCCTACAGGAAGGCCCCGATACAAAACGAAACCCGTGCGCGATGCGAGTCGGCGCACAATCGCGCGATGCCACAACAACCGATATTGCGCGTCCTCGACCACACCGACACCGCGCTGCATCCAGCGTACTGCGAGTACGTCGCGCGCGTGTTCTCCCAGGCCGATTTCCGCCGCTGGTGCGAGTGGGGCCAGTGGGCGCCCGGCTACCTCGCCTACAGCCTGTTCGAAGACGGCCGCGTCGTCGCCAATGCCTCGACGATGCGCCAGCGGCTGATCGTCGATGGCGAGGAGATCCTGGCGTTCCAGTTCGGCGCGGTCGGCTGCCTGCCGCAGCACCGTGGCCGCGGGCTGGCGCGGCGGGCGATGCAGGCGGCGCTGGCCGGCTGCGGCGACGCGCCGGCGTTGCTGTTCGCCAACGACAGCGTGTTGGACTTCTATCCGCGCTTCGGTTTCGCGCCGGCGCCGCAAAGCCTGTTCGAGGCCGCGCACGCCCTCGCGCCCGCGCCGCAGCGCGCGCCGCAACGGGATCTGGCCGATGCGGACGTGCGCGAACGCTTCCTGGCCGTGGCCGCGCGCGCGGCGCCGCTGGGGCGCTGCTTCGCCAGCCGCGACTACGGCCGCACCGCGACCTGGTACGCGGCCAACGGATACGCCGCGCCGCTGTTCGAAGTCGATGCCGATACCTGGGTGTTCGCCCAGGAGCAGGACGGAGTGCTGACCATCGAGGACGTGTTCGCGGTGGCGCCGTCGCACGCGGCCCTGGCGGCCGCGTTGCCGCGCCTGATCGTCGGCCCGGTCGAGACGCTGCGCTTCGGTTTCGACCCGTGCGCGCTGTGGCCGCAGGCCGGCCCGGCCGGGGCGGACGACGAGGCCGGCTTGTTCCTGCGCGGCATCGACCCGGCCCGGTTGGGGCCGCACAGCCGCTTCCCTTCGCTGGCGCGGACCTGATCGGCCGAGGCTGCGGTCGTGGCGCCCGTGCGGCCGCGCGCACGATCGCGGCAAAGGCGGCACGAAAGCGGCGCTGGGCCGCGGCCCCGGGTAGAATGCGCGCATGCCTTTGATCACCGTACAGAACGCCGACTACAGCGTCGGCGGCCCGCTGCTGCTCGAAAACGTCGAACTGGCCATCGAACCGGGCGAACGCATCGCCCTGATCGGCCGCAACGGCGCGGGCAAGTCCACGCTCATGAAGCTGCTGGCGGGCGAGCTCGTCCCCGACGATGGAGAGATCCGTCGCGAGGGTGGGGTGCGCGTCGCCCGGCTCGAACAAGAGGTCCCGGCCGGCGCCAGCGGCAGCGTGTTCGACGTGGTCGCCGACGGCCTCGGCGAACTCGGCCACTGGCTGGCCGAATTCCACCACCTCAGCCACGCCGAGCATTACGACGCCGACGCGGTCGCCAAGGTCCAGACCAAGATCGAGGACGCCCAGGGCTGGGGCCTGGACCAGCGCGTCGAAGAGACCCTGACCCGGCTCGGCCTGGACGGCGAAGCCGCGTTCGACGGCTTGTCCGGCGGCATGAAGCGGCGGGTGCTGCTGGCGCGCGCGCTGGTTTCGTCGCCCGACCTGCTGCTGCTCGACGAGCCGACCAACCATCTCGACATCGAAGCCATCGACTGGCTCGAACAGTTCCTCAAGTCCTGGAGCGGCGCGCTGCTGTTCGTCACCCACGACCGCCGCTTCCTGCGCGCGCTGGCGACCCGCATCGTCGAGATCGACCGCGGCCGCGTCACCAGCTGGCCCGGCGACTGGGACAACTACCTGCGCCGGCGCGAGGAGCGGCTGAACGCCGAGGCGCAGGAAAACGCGCGCTTCGACAAGCTGCTGGCGCAGGAAGAGGTGTGGATCCGCCAGGGCATCAAGGCCCGCCGCACCCGCGACGAAGGCCGCGTGCGCCGGCTCAAGGCGATGCGCAACGAGCGCGCCCAGCGCCGCGACAACGTCGGCAACGTGCGCATGGAATTCGCCCAGTCCGAGCAGTCCGGGCGCAAGGTGCTCGAGGCCAAGGACGTGGACTTCGACTACGGCGGCCAGCCGATGCTGCGCGGGTTCTCCGGCACCGTGTTCCGCGGCGACCGGATCGGCCTGATCGGCCCCAACGGCAGCGGCAAGACCACCTTGCTCAAGGTGCTGCTGGGCGAACTGGCGCCGAAGGCCGGCGAAGTGCGCCTGGGCAGCAACCTGCAGATCGCCTATTTCGACCAGTACCGCGCGACCCTGCGCGAGGACTGGAACGCGATCGAGAACGTCGCCGAGGGTCGCGAGTACGTCGAGGTCGGCGGCAAGAGCAAGCACATCATCGGCTACCTGCAGGATTTCCTGTTCACCCCCGAGCGCGCGCGCGCGCCGATCACCCGCCTGTCCGGCGGCGAGCGCAACCGCCTGCTGCTGGCCAAGCTGTTCGCCCAGCCGTCCAACCTGCTGGTGATGGACGAACCGACCAACGACCTCGACGTGGAAACGCTGGAGCTGCTGGAAGAACTGCTCGGCGACTACCCGGGAACCTTGCTGCTGGTCAGCCACGACCGCGACTTCCTCGACAACGTGGTGACCTCCACGCTGGTGATGGAAGGCGAGGGCGGGGTCGGCGAGTACGTCGGCGGCTACAGCGACTGGCTGCGCCAGCGTCCGGCCGGGGCCGCGCCGGCCAAGGCCACCGCCGCGGCGATGGCCAAGCCCGCCGCCGTCGCCGCGCCGGCGCCCGAGCCCGCCGCGGCCAAGCGCAAGCTCAGCTACAAGGACGCGCGCGAGCTGGAGCAGTTGCCGGCGCGGATCGAGTCGCTGGAAACGCGCGTGTCCGACCTCACCGCGCAAATGAACGACCCGGCCTTCTACCAGCGCGACGCCGCCGCGATGGCCGCGCACAACGCCGAACTGGCCAAGGCCCAGGCCGAGCTCGACCACGCCTACTCGCGCTGGTCCGAACTGGAAGGCTGAGCCGCCGCCGGCGCCCCGCGAGGGCGCCGGCTGTGGGAGGGCTTCAGCCCCGAGGCCTTCCGCTCCGCCACGACGCACCGCCGGACTGAAACCCCGATCCCGCGCCCCACAACCGGCTGGTTGCGGGAGGGCCCCGGCTGTTTTGGGCAGGGCTCCGGCCGTTTTGGGGAGGGGCTCTGGCTGTCGTGGGAGGGGCTTCAGCCCCGACGCCTTTCGCTCCGCCGCGACACACCACCGGACTGAAACCCGCCTGCACCGACCCCGAGTCCCACAACCGACTGTTTTGGGCAGGGCTTCAGCTGTCGTGGCAGGACTCCTGCTGTTGTGGGAAGGGCTTCAGCCCCGACGCCTTCCGCTCCGCCACGACACACCGCCACCCCAACGCAGCGGAGTGCGCACCCCAACCCCGCCCCCCCAACTTCCGGCCATTGCGCCGCCCCCGCCGCGGGCCCGTAATCGCCGCATCGACGCCGCCCACCGGCGCAGGAGCCCCGATGCGCGCCGCCCGCCACGCCCACGCCGCATCGCGCCGCGCGCCCGAGGCGCGCGTCGGCCCGCCCGCCGCCGCGCCGCAACCCGCATGACCGCAGCCTACCGCACCCGCCACGAACGCAACGCCACCCTGGCCACGCACCGCCACCGCGAGCCGTACGCCGCGCTGGTGCTCGAGGGCGACTACACCGAAGCCAGCCTCGACGGCCCGCTGCCGTGCGCGGCGGGAACCCTGGTTCTGCATCCGGCCTTCCACGCCCACGGCGACCGTTTCGGCCGCAGCGGCGCCAGCGCGATCAATCTGGAACTCAGCCAGGCGGCCACGCCCGGCGTCGCCGCCGATCCGGCCTTCGCCGCCCGCGCCTGGCGCGTGCACGATCTGAACGAAGCGCGCGAAGTGTTCGAACGCGCGCCGCGGCGCCTGGCCGAGCTGCTGGCCTGCGCGCAGCCGCTGCCAGCGGCGGCGCTGCCGGACTGGCAGGGCGAACTGCTGCGGCGCATGGACCAGGACGAGCGCGAGATCGCCGAACTGGCGCGCGAACTCGGCGTCTCGGCCGAGCACGCCAGCCGCGCGCTCGGCCGCAGCTTCGGCATGTCGCCGCGCGCGCTGCGGCGCGAGGCGCGCTGGCGTCGCGCGCTGCGCCTGCTGGCCGCGCCGATGGCGTTGGCCGACGTCGCCGCCGCGGCCGGATTCGCCGACCAGAGCCACCTGCACAAGGTCGTGGTCGCGCATGCCGGCTGCACGCCGCTGCAGCTGCGGCGGCAGGTGCTGGCGCCGGCGGAATGCCGGGTCGAAGCGAAGATCAAGTGCGTACAAGACCCGCACGCCGCGCGCGCCGCCTAATGGCCCCGACGCGCGCCGCGCGACTCCGGAGCCCTCCCATGCGCCACCGTTCCCCGTTGTTGTTCTTGTTGCCGGCCGCCGCGCTGCCGCTGTTGATCGGCTGGGCGATCGGCGCCACCGCCGCGCCGCCGGCGGCCGCGCCGGCCAGCGGCCCGCAAGCCGCCAGCGCGGTCAGCCAGGCGCTCGGCGCGGCGCTGCGCGCCGACGCGCCGGCGGCGCTGGCCGTGCTCAAGGCCGCGCCGGCCGAGCAGTTCCAGGGCAAGGACGCGGACTTCCGCCAATGCATGCTCGAACGCCACGAGCGCAAGGCGCCGCCGCCGGTCGTGGCGGCGAGCGCGACCGCGCCGCGCGATGCGTTCGCTACGCAAGTGCTGGGCATCTACCAGCGCTACTGGTGGCATGCGGTGCGCGAACCGCAGCGGCGCGGCGAGCTCGAACGCACGCTCAAGGCCGAACTGGCCGCGGCGATCGGCGAACCGGCGCCGGGCGACGGCGAGGAAGCGTTCGAAGCGCTCTACGCCAAGCTCGACGCGCACCTGCGCGAGAGCGGGCTGCATCCGCTGCAGGGCCGTACCCCGCCGCTGTACGACCTGTTCCTGTGGGGTGGACAGGAGCAGCGCGACTACACCGTCGCGCTGCCCGGCGGCGTCGCCCAGCCGGTCGAGGTGTTCGTGATGGACGGCTGGATCAGCCGCGGCTGGAGCCACTACACCGCCTGCGGCAAGACCGGCGCGGCCGGCTGGGTCAAGCCCGAGGGCCTGTACGCGGTGCGCGAGTCCTACGGCGACCTGCAGGGCGAAGACTTCAAGGTCAGTTTCCTCGGCCACGAGGCCCAGCATTTCGCCGACCTCGCGCG contains these protein-coding regions:
- a CDS encoding nucleotidyl transferase AbiEii/AbiGii toxin family protein, which codes for MTRWLGAQGDSRADQAAEMERARAFAIAQRAAQRASRTIRYPDSTQLSGQGRPDLFDPALKHRSDAFRTGDPAFASDDDRERWYAARASVQAQMLRAIARSPWRDRLVLRGSVLLHAYLGERARAPGDIDWVVLPDTLKPADEAAREMLKDLARLLTERETIGPVRIHFDRVGHDDIWTYERAEGRRMTIVWSLDGLPEGQVQFDFVFCERLPQPPVPVGIPLSEGEPVSLLGASAELSLAWKLVWLQTDMWPQGKDLYDAVLLAEHCNMPLRLFVDAIRCNADHADWADDALPDIAAWEIEWDNFRAEYPWVEGDLEDWKRRLAAQLVFSRG
- a CDS encoding glutathione S-transferase; protein product: MIKVHHLNNSRSQRVLWLLEELALPYEVVRYQRDPKTMLAPPELRAIHPLGKSPLVELDGQVLAESAAIIETLCERYDRGHALSPPPQPLDGEERRRYRYWMHYAEGSAMPPLLLSLVFSRIKSAPMPFFVKPIARGIADKAMTSFVGPQLALHLGYIESELGKHEWFAGERFTAADIQMSFPVEAAAARAGAGRPRMQAFVERIHARPAYQRALEKGGPYSLLG
- a CDS encoding protein adenylyltransferase SelO; the protein is MHALRFDNAFVRDLPGDPETAPGVRQVHGALYSRVDPTPVAAPTLLAHSAEMAAALGFSEADITSAEFAQVFAGNVLLPGMQPYAANYGGHQFGAWAGQLGDGRAISLGEVLADDGRRWELQLKGAGPTPYSRSADGRAVLRSSIREFLCSEAMHHLGVPTTRALSLVGSGEAVVRDMFYDGHPQAEPGAIVCRAAPSFIRFGNFELPASRGDTALLKTLVDFCIRRDFPHLGEPGERVYGQWFAEVAQRTATLMAHWMRVGFVHGVMNTDNLSILGLTIDYGPYGWVDNYDPDWTPNTTDAGRRRYRYGQQPQVAYWNLSRLAGALSPLIATELLQDGLRRYVEVYNKAERDAIAAKLGLRECGDEDVALMQELRGWLQANEVDMTIFYRALADIDVAADAPDPSPLAEAYYDPTRAVEAEPALRDWLARYAARSREDGSSAAERVTRMNAANPRYVLRNYLAQEAIDRAEQGDPAGVRDLLEVMRRPYEDQPGREAFAAKRPDWARERAGCSMLSCSS
- a CDS encoding GNAT family N-acetyltransferase, which gives rise to MRVLDHTDTALHPAYCEYVARVFSQADFRRWCEWGQWAPGYLAYSLFEDGRVVANASTMRQRLIVDGEEILAFQFGAVGCLPQHRGRGLARRAMQAALAGCGDAPALLFANDSVLDFYPRFGFAPAPQSLFEAAHALAPAPQRAPQRDLADADVRERFLAVAARAAPLGRCFASRDYGRTATWYAANGYAAPLFEVDADTWVFAQEQDGVLTIEDVFAVAPSHAALAAALPRLIVGPVETLRFGFDPCALWPQAGPAGADDEAGLFLRGIDPARLGPHSRFPSLART
- a CDS encoding ATP-binding cassette domain-containing protein, with amino-acid sequence MPLITVQNADYSVGGPLLLENVELAIEPGERIALIGRNGAGKSTLMKLLAGELVPDDGEIRREGGVRVARLEQEVPAGASGSVFDVVADGLGELGHWLAEFHHLSHAEHYDADAVAKVQTKIEDAQGWGLDQRVEETLTRLGLDGEAAFDGLSGGMKRRVLLARALVSSPDLLLLDEPTNHLDIEAIDWLEQFLKSWSGALLFVTHDRRFLRALATRIVEIDRGRVTSWPGDWDNYLRRREERLNAEAQENARFDKLLAQEEVWIRQGIKARRTRDEGRVRRLKAMRNERAQRRDNVGNVRMEFAQSEQSGRKVLEAKDVDFDYGGQPMLRGFSGTVFRGDRIGLIGPNGSGKTTLLKVLLGELAPKAGEVRLGSNLQIAYFDQYRATLREDWNAIENVAEGREYVEVGGKSKHIIGYLQDFLFTPERARAPITRLSGGERNRLLLAKLFAQPSNLLVMDEPTNDLDVETLELLEELLGDYPGTLLLVSHDRDFLDNVVTSTLVMEGEGGVGEYVGGYSDWLRQRPAGAAPAKATAAAMAKPAAVAAPAPEPAAAKRKLSYKDARELEQLPARIESLETRVSDLTAQMNDPAFYQRDAAAMAAHNAELAKAQAELDHAYSRWSELEG
- a CDS encoding helix-turn-helix domain-containing protein; its protein translation is MTAAYRTRHERNATLATHRHREPYAALVLEGDYTEASLDGPLPCAAGTLVLHPAFHAHGDRFGRSGASAINLELSQAATPGVAADPAFAARAWRVHDLNEAREVFERAPRRLAELLACAQPLPAAALPDWQGELLRRMDQDEREIAELARELGVSAEHASRALGRSFGMSPRALRREARWRRALRLLAAPMALADVAAAAGFADQSHLHKVVVAHAGCTPLQLRRQVLAPAECRVEAKIKCVQDPHAARAA